One window of the Eucalyptus grandis isolate ANBG69807.140 chromosome 8, ASM1654582v1, whole genome shotgun sequence genome contains the following:
- the LOC104415678 gene encoding stress-associated endoplasmic reticulum protein 2, producing MTTSRRFADRKVDRFEKNIKKRGAVPETTVKKGKDYPVGPLLLGFFIFVVIGSSLFQIIRTAASGGMA from the exons ATG aCTACATCAAGGCGTTTCGCGGACAGGAAGGTGGACAGGTTCGAAAAGAATATTAAGAAGAGAGGAGCTGTGCCTGAAACGACCGTCAAGAAAGGAAAGGACTATCCCGTCGGCCCACTGTTGCTTGGGTTCTTCATTTTCGTCGTCATCGGCTCAT CTCTTTTCCAGATTATCAGGACTGCAGCAAGCGGAGGAATGGCATAA
- the LOC104415679 gene encoding F-box only protein 6, with protein sequence MEAELAMLRHFIGQLQELCELYGSPYYPHQLQQQQQQQLLPPDTDEPPRLLHDRLDRRWCFLDIDESSPEYCSPIMAAGKSRGIKNIDPCKPPPSKKSRKERNQGKSANNDKSAEVMDQEIWREFPEDLFEAVIARLPIATFFRFRAVCRKWNSLLCSQSFSQHCAQVQQAYPWFYTITHENVNSGVMYDPSLKKWHHPTISSLPANIIVLPVASAGGLVCFLDIGHRNFYVCNPLTQSSKELPARSIKVWSRIAVGMTLNGSSATGGYKIMWVGCKGEYEIYDSVKNSWLRPGTMPPNIKLPLSLNFKSQAVSIDDTLYFMRSDPEGIVSYNMVTRIWKQFIIPAPLHLTDRTLAECGGRIMLVGLLTKNAATCVCIWELQKMTLLWKEVDRMPNEWCLDFYGKHVRMTCLGNKGLLMLSLRSRQMNRLVTYDMSNKEWLKVPGCVVPRGRKRQWIACGTAFYPCLSATA encoded by the exons ATGGAAGCGGAGCTGGCCATGCTGAGACATTTCATAGGTCAGCTTCAAGAGCTCTGCGAACTCTACGGCTCCCCCTATTATCCCCACCAgctccagcagcagcagcagcagcaactcCTTCCCCCCGACACCGACGAGCCGCCTCGCCTCCTCCACGACCGCCTCGATCGCAG ATGGTGCTTTCTTGATATTGATGAAAGTTCTCCAGAATATTGTAGCCCCATAATGGCTGCTGGAAAGTCCagaggaataaaaaatatagaTCCCTGCAAGCCTCCCCCTTCCAAGAAATCTCGAAAAGAGCGCAACCAGGGTAAGTCTGCAAATAATGACAAATCAGCCGAGGTTATGGACCAAGAAATCTGGAGAGAATTCCCAGAAGACCTTTTCGAAGCTGTTATTGCAAGACTTCCTATCGCGACATTCTTTCGCTTCCGGGCAGTGTGTCGGAAGTGGAACTCGTTACTCTGCTCTCAGAGTTTCTCTCAGCATTGTGCCCAGGTTCAACAAGCTTATCCATGGTTTTACACTATCACTCATGAGAATGTGAATTCTGGGGTCATGTACGATCCTTCCCTGAAGAAATGGCACCACCCCACTATATCTTCTCTGCCTGCAAATATAATCGTGTTGCCAGTTGCCTCCGCTGGGGGGCTTGTCTGCTTTCTTGACATTGGTCACAGAAATTTTTATGTCTGTAACCCTCTTACTCAGTCTTCCAAAGAGTTGCCAGCTAGATCCATTAAGGTCTGGTCTCGCATTGCAGTGGGGATGACCCTGAATGGAAGTTCTGCCACTGGGGGCTATAAGATAATGTGGGTGGGGTGCAAGGGGGAGTATGAGATTTACGACTCGGTGAAGAACTCTTGGCTCCGTCCTGGAACCATGCCGCCGAACATCAAGCTCCCATTATCACTGAACTTCAAGTCACAGGCAGTTTCCATTGACGACACACTCTACTTCATGCGCTCAGATCCGGAAGGGATCGTGTCCTACAACATGGTCACCAGAATCTGGAAGCAGTTCATAATACCAGCCCCGCTTCATCTGACCGACCGCACGCTTGCTGAGTGTGGGGGGCGTATCATGCTGGTAGGTTTGCTTACCAAGAATGCTGCCACGTGTGTATGCATATGGGAGCTGCAGAAGATGACGCTCTTGTGGAAGGAGGTTGACAGAATGCCAAATGAATGGTGCTTGGATTTCTACGGAAAGCACGTTAGGATGACTTGCTTGGGCAACAAAGGTTTGCTCATGTTGTCATTGAGGTCTAGACAAATGAACAGACTGGTTACTTATGATATGTCGAACAAGGAATGGCTGAAGGTGCCTGGATGCGTGGTGCCACGCGGGCGGAAGAGGCAGTGGATAGCATGCGGTACTGCCTTCTACCCTTGCTTAAGCGCTACTGCTTGA
- the LOC104415680 gene encoding ranBP2-type zinc finger protein At1g67325, with product MSQVDNRNSSAAKRARTDGSRREDDWTCPSCGNVNFSFRTTCNMRNCTQPRPADHNSKFAMKPVQPPQSYSSPSPYMGAGGPSSMYMGVPPYGSLFNGSTIPPYDVPFSGGSAYHYNYGGRLSAGSPYRPLHLSGAAPYSSGSMIGNGGMYGVPPMMDRYGLGLPMGPGGMGPRPGFFPDDKLQKRGADATRDNDWQCPNCGNVNFSFREVCNMRKCNTPKPGSQVPKSDKNYKQKMPEGSWKCEQCGNINYPFRTKCNKQNCGADKPSEAEKSPPPAEDENDQ from the exons ATGTCTCAG GTGGACAACAGGAACTCTTCCGCCGCCAAGCGCGCCAGAACCGACG GTAGTCGGAGGGAAGATGACTGGACTTGCCCTAGCTGTGGGAATGTGAACTTTTCATTCCGGACAACTTGCAACATGCGTAATTGCACTCAACCAAGGCCAGCTGATCATAACTCG aagTTTGCAATGAAGCCAGTGCAGCCCCCACAGAGTTACTCATCGCCGTCCCCATATATGGGTGCTGGGGGACCTTCCTCTATGTATATGGGAGTGCCACCATATGGTTCTCTCTTTAATGGGTCCACGATACCGCCATATGATGTCCCATTTTCTGGGGGCTCAGCATATCATTACAATTATGGCGGTCGCCTTTCTGCTGGTAGTCCTTATAGACCGCTTCATCTATCTGGAGCGGCACCTTATTCAAGTGGATCGATGATTGGAAATG GTGGAATGTATGGGGTACCTCCTATGATGGACAGATATGGCTTGGGTCTACCAATGGGCCCTGGTGGCATG GGACCACGGCCGGGATTTTTCCCTGATGATAAACTTCAAAAGAGGGGGGCAG ATGCAACACGTGATAATGACTGGCAGTGCCCGAATTGTGGAAATGTTAACTTCTCTTTTAGAGAAGTATGCAACATGAGGAAGTGCAACACTCCAAAGCCTGGATCACAG GTTCCAAAATCTGACAAAAACTATA AACAAAAAATGCCTGAGGGTAGTTGGAAGTGTGAGCAATGTGGTAACATAAATTATCCATTCCGGACAAAGTGTAACAAACAGAATTGCGGTGCTGACAAACCATCTGAGGCTGAGAAATCTCCCCCTCCAGCAGAGGATGAAAATGATCAG TGA
- the LOC104415682 gene encoding LOW QUALITY PROTEIN: alpha-ketoglutarate-dependent dioxygenase alkB (The sequence of the model RefSeq protein was modified relative to this genomic sequence to represent the inferred CDS: inserted 1 base in 1 codon) has product MYGAEKPSGDSERTAFRRAEKKYKLYYDDSSLKSSRKKKQAKPVDVSDVIDFKAIAEAHERGGELPVGVAAAPCGFRRPVFCLEGRPGFYFIPGALSLEEQCQWMRESLLSFPQPPNRTNHNAIYGPLQDLFAAAKERKVLVKDESDEDHPTWKFVDEAEVLLRGNGCTSCLASALLRKLRWSTLGLQFDWSQRNYDVSLPHNKIPDALCQLAKRLATPAMPQGEEFRPEAAIVNYFASGDTLGGHLDDMEADWSKPIVSMSLGCKAIFLXGGKTRQDDPIAMFLRSGDVLLMAGEARECFHGVPRIFTDKDSAEITPLELHFSNQDDCFLQEYLRSSRININIRQVF; this is encoded by the exons ATGTACGGGGCGGAGAAACCCTCCGGCGATTCGGAGCGAACGGCGTTCCGGCGAGCCGAGAAGAAGTACAAGCTCTACTACGACGACAGTTCTCTCAAGTCATCCCGAAA GAAGAAGCAGGCCAAACCCGTGGACGTATCGGACGTGATTGATTTCAAGGCCATTGCGGAGGCGCACGAGCGGGGCGGCGAGCTTCCGGTCGGCGTCGCGGCGGCTCCGTGCGGTTTCCGTCGGCCCGTGTTCTGCTTGGAGGGTCGGCCCG GATTTTATTTCATTCCTGGGGCGTTAAGTCTAGAAGAACAGTGCCAATGGATGAGGGAGAGTTTACTCAGCTTCCCGCAACCACCTAATAGAACGAATCATAATGCGATATATGGCCCTCTACAGGATCTCTTTGCTGCTGCAAAAGAGAGGAAGGTTTTGGTGAAAGACGAGAGTGACGAAGACCATCCCACTTGGAAATTCGTCGATGAAGCTGAAGTTCTGTTAAGAGGAAACGGTTGCACGTCATGTCTGGCCTCTGCTCTTTTACGGAAGCTACGATGGAGTACCCTCGGCCTTCAGTTTGACTGGTCTCAG CGGAACTATGATGTGTCTCTTCCACACAATAAGATCCCCGATGCACTCTGTCAACTGGCTAAAAGACTGGCTACTCCGGCAATGCCTCAGGGAGAAGAATTTAGACCCGAAGCTGCAATAGTGAATTACTTTGCATCAG gTGATACTTTGGGTGGTCATCTTGATGACATGGAAGCAGACTGGAGCAAACCTATAGTTAGCATGAG TTTGGGATGCAAAGCTATCTTTC TTGGGGGCAAGACTAGACAGGACGATCCTATAGCAATGTTTCTTCGAAGTGGTGATGTCCTACTTATGGCTGGAGAAGCAAGGGAATGCTTTCATG GTGTTCCCAGGATCTTTACAGACAAAGATTCTGCTGAGATCACTCCACTTGAGttgcatttttcaaatcaaGATGATTGTTTTCTGCAGGAGTACCTCAGAAGTTCAAGAATCAACATCAACATCAGACAAGTCTTTTAG